Proteins from a genomic interval of Gadus morhua chromosome 21, gadMor3.0, whole genome shotgun sequence:
- the tfap2b gene encoding transcription factor AP-2-beta isoform X2, which produces MLVHYSTTDRHDGVPSHSSRLSQLGSVSHAGPYSSAPPLSHAPSSDFQPPYFPPPYQPLAHYQSQDPYSHVSDPYSLNSLHQTQQGAWGSRQRQDTSGERMDSSSLLAQPRASLPQLSGLDPRRDYGGVRRPDVLLHSAHPGLEHSMGDGLLHGLHSMEDQALEDNNGMNILDQSVIKKVPMPHKNMGSLMLGKDGLMGGVTVSINEVFCSVPGRLSLLSSTSKYKVTVGEVQRRLSPPECLNASLLGGVLRRAKSKNGGRSLREKLEKIGLNLPAGRRKAANVTLLTSLVEGEAVHLARDFGYICETEFPTKAVSEYLNRQHADPNELHTRKNMLLATKQLCKEFTDLLAQDRTPLGNSRPSPLLEPGIQSCLSHFSFITHGFGSPAICAALTALQNYLSEALKGLDKMFLSGNNNNNNNGGSGGNNRHGDGNKGIDKAEEKQRK; this is translated from the exons ATGTTAGTGCATTACTCCACCACG GACCGGCATGACGGCGTCCCGAGCCACAGCTCGCGCCTATCCCAGCTGGGCTCGGTGTCACACGCAGGACCCTACTCCAGcgcgccccctctctcccacgcGCCCTCTTCGGACTTCCAACCTCCGTATTTCCCGCCACCTTATCAGCCGCTCGCTCACTACCAGAGCCAGGACCCTTATTCGCATGTGAGCGACCCGTACTCCCTGAACTCCCTGCACCAGACCCAGCAGGGGGCCTGGGGGTCGCGGCAGCGGCAGGACACTAGCGGGGAGCGCATGGACAGCTCCTCGCTGCTCGCCCAGCCCCGGGCCTCGCTGCCTCAGCTGTCCGGGCTGGACCCACGGCGGGACTATGGCGGCGTGCGCCGGCCTGACGTGCTGCTTCACTCGGCTCACCCGGGACTAGAGCACAGCATGGGGGACGGACTGCTGCACGGCCTGCACAGCATGGAGGACCAG GCTCTGGAAGACAACAACGGAATGAACATTCTGGATCAATCAGTAATTAAGAAAG TGCCAATGCCACACAAGAACATGGGCTCTCTGATGCTTGGCAAGGACGGCCTGATGGGCGGAGTGACCGTGAGCATCAACGAGGTGTTCTGCTCGGTGCCCGGACGCCTGTCGCtgctcagctccacctccaaGTATAAAGTCACCGTCGGGGAGGTGCAGAGGAGACTGTCGCCGCCCGAGTGCCTCAACGCGTCCCTGCTGGGTGGCGTGCTAAGAAG AGCCAAGTCCAAAAACGGAGGCCGGTCCCTCAGGGAGAAGCTGGAGAAGATCGGACTGAATCTGCCCGCCGGGAGACGCAAGGCTGCTAACGTCACTCTGCTGACGTCTCTAGTGGAAG GTGAAGCCGTCCACTTGGCCCGGGACTTCGGCTATATCTGCGAGACGGAGTTCCCGACCAAAGCCGTGAGCGAGTACCTGAACCGGCAGCACGCGGACCCCAACGAGCTCCACACGAGAAAAAACATGCTGCTGGCCACCAA ACAGCTGTGTAAGGAGTTCACAGACCTGCTGGCCCAGGACAGGACTCCGCTGGGGAACTCGCGGCCGAGCCCCCTGCTGGAGCCGGGCATCCAGAGCTGCCTCTCCCACTTCTCCTTCATCACGCACGGCTTCGGCTCGCCGGCCATCTGCGCCGCGCTCACCGCCCTGCAGAACTACCTCAGCGAGGCCCTGAAGGGGCTCGACAAGATGTTCCTCagcggcaacaacaacaacaacaacaacggcggcagcggcggcaaCAATCGCCACGGCGACGGGAACAAGGGCATCGACAAGGCGGAAGAGAAGCAGCGGAAATGA
- the tfap2d gene encoding transcription factor AP-2-delta has protein sequence MSATFPGLVHDAEIRHDGSNSYRLMQLGCLESVANSSVAYSSSSPLTYPAAAATEFASPYFSANHQYTPLHHQSFHYEFQHSHPAVAPEAYGLNSLHSGQYYQQIHHGEPADFINLHNARSALKSSCLDEQQRRELGCLDAYRRHDLSLMTSHGSQAYGVGMHHADQRLLPAAGLGLPPPGADDIQGSVEAQCGLVLNGQGGVIRRGGTCVVNPTDLFCSVPGRLSLLSSTSKYKVTIAEVKRRLSPPECLNASLLGGILRRAKSKNGGRCLREKLDRLGLNLPAGRRKAANVTLLTSLVEGEALHLARDFGYTCETEFPTKAVGEHLARQHSEPKETSARKKMVLATKQICKEFQDLLSQDRSPLGSSRPTPILDLDIQRHLTHFSLITHGFGTPAVCAALSTFQTVLSEMLNYLDKHTGAGGGKAGSGGPGGDQQLSNGSEKSALRKTIDSKDGKTEKTE, from the exons atgtCAGCAACCTTTCCCGGACTAGTCCACGACGCCGAG ATACGTCACGACGGATCAAACAGCTACCGCCTGATGCAGCTGGGCTGCCTGGAGTCCGTGGCCAACTCCTCGGTCGCCTACTCCTCGTCCTCCCCGCTCACCTACCCCGCGGCGGCCGCCACGGAGTTCGCCTCGCCCTACTTCTCCGCCAACCACCAGTACACGCCCTTACACCACCAGTCCTTCCACTACGAGTTCCAGCACTCCCACCCCGCGGTGGCTCCCGAGGCCTACGGGCTCAACTCCCTGCACTCGGGCCAGTACTACCAGCAGATCCACCACGGGGAACCCGCCGACTTCATAAACTTGCACAACGCGCGCTCGGCGCTCAAGTCCTCGTGCCTGGACGAGCAGCAGCGGCGCGAGCTGGGCTGCCTCGACGCCTACAGGCGCCATGACCTGTCGCTGATGACGTCACACGGCTCCCAGGCCTACGGCGTGGGCATGCACCACGCGGACCAGAGGCTACTGCCCGCCGCCGGCCTGGGGCTGCCTCCGCCCGGGGCAGACGACATACAG GGCTCCGTGGAGGCGCAGTGTGGGCTGGTGCTGAACGGCCAAGGGGGCGTCATACGGAGAG GGGGCACGTGCGTGGTGAACCCCACAGACCTGTTCTGCTCAGTGCCAGGCCGCCTATCGCtgctcagctccacctccaaGTACAAGGTGACCATCGCCGAGGTGAAGAGACGCCTGTCACCCCCCGAGTGCCTCAACGCCTCCCTGCTGGGCGGGATACTGCGCAG AGCGAAGTCTAAGAACGGCGGCCGCTGTCTGCGGGAGAAGCTGGACCGGCTGGGCCTCAACCTGCCGGCGGGCCGGAGGAAAGCGGCCAACGTCACGCTGCTCACCTCCCTGGTGGAAG GTGAGGCGCTCCACCTAGCCCGGGACTTCGGCTACACCTGCGAGACGGAGTTCCCCACCAAGGCGGTCGGGGAGCACCTGGCCCGACAGCACAGCGAGCCCAAGGAGACCAGCGCACGCAAGAAGATGGTGCTCGCCACAAA GCAAATCTGTAAGGAGTTCCAGGACTTGTTGAGCCAAGACCGGTCTCCTCTGGGCTCGTCCCGACCCACCCCCATCCTGGACCTGGACATCCAGAGACACCTAACACACTTcag TCTCATCACCCACGGCTTCGGCACGCCGGCGGTGTGCGCGGCGCTGAGCACCTTCCAGACGGTGCTGAGCGAGATGCTCAACTACCTGGACAAGCAcacgggggccggggggggcaaGGCGGGCTCGGGGGGCCCCGGCGGTGACCAGCAGCTCAGCAACGGCTCGGAAAAGTCGGCGCTCCGGAAAACCATTGACAGCAAAGACGGGAAAACGGAAAAGACTGAGTAG
- the tfap2b gene encoding transcription factor AP-2-beta isoform X1, whose protein sequence is MLWKLVENVKYEDIYEDRHDGVPSHSSRLSQLGSVSHAGPYSSAPPLSHAPSSDFQPPYFPPPYQPLAHYQSQDPYSHVSDPYSLNSLHQTQQGAWGSRQRQDTSGERMDSSSLLAQPRASLPQLSGLDPRRDYGGVRRPDVLLHSAHPGLEHSMGDGLLHGLHSMEDQALEDNNGMNILDQSVIKKVPMPHKNMGSLMLGKDGLMGGVTVSINEVFCSVPGRLSLLSSTSKYKVTVGEVQRRLSPPECLNASLLGGVLRRAKSKNGGRSLREKLEKIGLNLPAGRRKAANVTLLTSLVEGEAVHLARDFGYICETEFPTKAVSEYLNRQHADPNELHTRKNMLLATKQLCKEFTDLLAQDRTPLGNSRPSPLLEPGIQSCLSHFSFITHGFGSPAICAALTALQNYLSEALKGLDKMFLSGNNNNNNNGGSGGNNRHGDGNKGIDKAEEKQRK, encoded by the exons ATGCTGTGGAAGCTAGTGGAGAATGTCAAGTATGAAGATATTTATGAG GACCGGCATGACGGCGTCCCGAGCCACAGCTCGCGCCTATCCCAGCTGGGCTCGGTGTCACACGCAGGACCCTACTCCAGcgcgccccctctctcccacgcGCCCTCTTCGGACTTCCAACCTCCGTATTTCCCGCCACCTTATCAGCCGCTCGCTCACTACCAGAGCCAGGACCCTTATTCGCATGTGAGCGACCCGTACTCCCTGAACTCCCTGCACCAGACCCAGCAGGGGGCCTGGGGGTCGCGGCAGCGGCAGGACACTAGCGGGGAGCGCATGGACAGCTCCTCGCTGCTCGCCCAGCCCCGGGCCTCGCTGCCTCAGCTGTCCGGGCTGGACCCACGGCGGGACTATGGCGGCGTGCGCCGGCCTGACGTGCTGCTTCACTCGGCTCACCCGGGACTAGAGCACAGCATGGGGGACGGACTGCTGCACGGCCTGCACAGCATGGAGGACCAG GCTCTGGAAGACAACAACGGAATGAACATTCTGGATCAATCAGTAATTAAGAAAG TGCCAATGCCACACAAGAACATGGGCTCTCTGATGCTTGGCAAGGACGGCCTGATGGGCGGAGTGACCGTGAGCATCAACGAGGTGTTCTGCTCGGTGCCCGGACGCCTGTCGCtgctcagctccacctccaaGTATAAAGTCACCGTCGGGGAGGTGCAGAGGAGACTGTCGCCGCCCGAGTGCCTCAACGCGTCCCTGCTGGGTGGCGTGCTAAGAAG AGCCAAGTCCAAAAACGGAGGCCGGTCCCTCAGGGAGAAGCTGGAGAAGATCGGACTGAATCTGCCCGCCGGGAGACGCAAGGCTGCTAACGTCACTCTGCTGACGTCTCTAGTGGAAG GTGAAGCCGTCCACTTGGCCCGGGACTTCGGCTATATCTGCGAGACGGAGTTCCCGACCAAAGCCGTGAGCGAGTACCTGAACCGGCAGCACGCGGACCCCAACGAGCTCCACACGAGAAAAAACATGCTGCTGGCCACCAA ACAGCTGTGTAAGGAGTTCACAGACCTGCTGGCCCAGGACAGGACTCCGCTGGGGAACTCGCGGCCGAGCCCCCTGCTGGAGCCGGGCATCCAGAGCTGCCTCTCCCACTTCTCCTTCATCACGCACGGCTTCGGCTCGCCGGCCATCTGCGCCGCGCTCACCGCCCTGCAGAACTACCTCAGCGAGGCCCTGAAGGGGCTCGACAAGATGTTCCTCagcggcaacaacaacaacaacaacaacggcggcagcggcggcaaCAATCGCCACGGCGACGGGAACAAGGGCATCGACAAGGCGGAAGAGAAGCAGCGGAAATGA